Proteins encoded by one window of Candidatus Endowatersipora endosymbiont of Watersipora subatra:
- the frr gene encoding ribosome recycling factor codes for MSARIDLNDIKNRMNSVLQEFQKYLQGLSTGHASTAIFDPIMVEAYGQKIQISQVATIKISDPKLISIQVWDKSMVNAVDKSIREARLGLNPIVEGQNLRIPLPDLSEDRRRELVKVAKDYAENAKVGIRHVRRQGMEFLKKSEKEKEMSQDEAWSSSVKVQKLTDELIIEVDTILIKKEAEIMKI; via the coding sequence ATGTCAGCTAGAATTGATCTCAATGATATCAAAAATCGGATGAATTCTGTGCTTCAGGAATTTCAAAAATATCTTCAAGGTCTTTCTACAGGGCATGCATCTACTGCTATTTTTGATCCGATCATGGTAGAAGCCTATGGACAAAAAATTCAGATTAGTCAGGTTGCAACCATTAAAATCTCTGATCCTAAGTTGATTTCTATTCAAGTTTGGGATAAATCAATGGTTAACGCTGTTGATAAATCTATTCGCGAAGCACGACTTGGTCTTAATCCAATTGTTGAAGGTCAAAATCTCCGCATTCCACTTCCAGATCTCAGCGAGGACCGCCGTCGGGAATTAGTAAAAGTAGCTAAGGATTATGCCGAAAACGCTAAAGTTGGTATTCGTCACGTCCGGCGTCAAGGTATGGAATTTTTAAAAAAATCAGAAAAAGAAAAAGAAATGAGTCAGGATGAAGCGTGGTCATCATCAGTAAAAGTTCAAAAATTGACCGATGAATTGATCATAGAAGTAGACACCATTTTGATTAAAAAAGAGGCTGAAATTATGAAAATTTGA
- the pyrH gene encoding UMP kinase: MPKPLFSRVLYKISGEALMGNQGFGIDPNMVDRIVSDVIEAHELGISIALVVGGGNICRGVSLAIEGGDRVTFDHMGMLAIVINALALRTAFESRKVKVTLLSGLAVPQVCELFTQRALAIAREAGDIIIFAGGIGSPYFTSDTAAALRASEFGADVLIKGTQVDGIYSEDPQKNPDAERFDTLKHKDIIERGLHIMDASAVMLAEDNNIDLIVFSIHEKGGLMRVLLGQGRFTRVSQDRVRV; the protein is encoded by the coding sequence ATGCCGAAGCCACTCTTCTCACGTGTATTATATAAAATTTCGGGGGAAGCTTTGATGGGTAATCAAGGCTTTGGGATTGATCCTAATATGGTAGATCGCATTGTCAGCGATGTCATTGAAGCTCATGAACTCGGTATCTCGATTGCTTTAGTTGTTGGCGGAGGAAATATCTGCCGTGGTGTTTCTCTTGCTATTGAAGGAGGTGACCGCGTTACCTTTGATCATATGGGTATGCTTGCTATCGTGATAAATGCATTAGCATTAAGGACAGCATTTGAATCTCGGAAGGTGAAGGTGACATTGTTGTCTGGTCTTGCTGTTCCTCAAGTCTGTGAACTGTTTACACAACGAGCTTTGGCAATAGCACGAGAAGCAGGTGATATCATCATTTTTGCTGGTGGTATTGGTAGCCCTTATTTTACTAGTGACACTGCAGCAGCGCTACGTGCATCAGAGTTCGGCGCAGATGTTTTGATCAAAGGGACACAAGTTGATGGTATTTATTCAGAAGATCCACAAAAAAATCCTGATGCTGAACGGTTTGATACCTTAAAACACAAGGACATAATCGAACGTGGATTGCATATTATGGATGCCTCAGCGGTTATGCTAGCGGAAGATAATAACATTGACCTCATTGTATTTTCGATTCACGAAAAAGGTGGTCTTATGCGTGTTTTATTAGGACAAGGTCGATTTACACGGGTCAGTCAGGATAGAGTTCGAGTTTGA
- a CDS encoding DUF1467 family protein: MKFESSLDMNIVTGIAIYFIIWWLLLFIILPFRASSQLKQGHVVRGTDPAAPVNPQILKRILCNTIVSGFIFFLYWLVVYYFGFSVDSFPEFIPIRKIG; the protein is encoded by the coding sequence ATGAAGTTTGAAAGTAGTCTAGACATGAATATAGTCACTGGAATTGCTATCTATTTCATAATCTGGTGGCTTCTCTTGTTTATAATCTTGCCATTTAGGGCTTCATCTCAATTGAAACAGGGGCACGTGGTCAGAGGTACTGATCCAGCAGCCCCTGTAAATCCTCAAATTTTGAAACGTATTCTTTGCAACACTATAGTTAGTGGCTTCATATTTTTTCTCTACTGGTTAGTAGTTTACTATTTTGGGTTTAGTGTTGATTCGTTCCCTGAATTTATTCCGATTCGCAAAATAGGATAA
- a CDS encoding ribonuclease J has translation MIKKNKDELFFLPLGGVGEIGMNLALYGYGSRKKCRWIIVDVGITFPNNNFPGTDLVVPDIAFVLERIEQLDGIIITHAHEDHYGALFTLWPKLRVPVHCTPFAAKMLEAKRLSELNAPNIPLKIFKTEEPFSIGSFTVEGVHVNHSIPEPVSLMIRSPLGNIIHTGDWKIDRKPTIGHLTNEAYFRCLGNEGILALVCDSTNAMQEGISASEEEVLESLIDIIDHAPGRVIVTTFSSNVGRIRSVALAAEKVGRRVMIIGRSLLRVVDVSRDLGYLDGVAPFLDENEFQSVPRKKLVVICTGSQGESQAALGKMARDDHRNARLVPGDQVIFSSRSIPGNEKGILSIQNALVDKGVTIVLDEEKLVHVSGHPRRDELSQMYEWTRPTIGVPVHGEARHLMAHANLMEVIGIPNVAVVRNGDMLRLAPGPTKIIDKVVHGRAYKDGRLIGDQSSMGIDRRRILSCVGHVVMSLVVNKDGYLLAEPKIVCEGLPKIVDGEDNFKDLLYDVAVSAFERIPLPKRRDHARIKQVLRKALRNEVVEVWGKKSIVTIFVTTV, from the coding sequence ATGATTAAAAAAAATAAAGATGAGTTATTTTTCTTACCTCTTGGGGGTGTAGGAGAGATTGGTATGAATCTTGCGCTATATGGCTATGGTTCTCGGAAAAAATGCCGATGGATAATTGTTGACGTTGGGATAACATTCCCTAATAATAATTTTCCTGGTACGGATTTAGTGGTCCCAGATATTGCATTTGTACTTGAGAGAATAGAGCAATTAGATGGGATTATTATCACCCATGCACATGAAGACCATTATGGAGCTTTGTTTACTCTATGGCCTAAATTACGTGTTCCTGTTCATTGTACACCGTTTGCTGCCAAAATGTTAGAAGCCAAAAGGCTCTCGGAGCTAAATGCCCCGAATATTCCCTTAAAAATTTTCAAAACTGAGGAACCGTTTTCTATTGGTTCTTTTACAGTTGAAGGTGTTCATGTTAATCACTCAATACCAGAACCTGTTTCCCTCATGATCCGCTCACCGCTCGGTAATATCATCCATACTGGTGATTGGAAAATAGATCGGAAACCAACAATTGGTCATCTGACTAATGAAGCATATTTCCGTTGCTTAGGAAATGAGGGGATTCTAGCATTAGTCTGTGATTCGACTAATGCAATGCAGGAAGGGATATCGGCTTCTGAAGAAGAGGTTTTAGAAAGTTTAATTGATATCATTGACCATGCGCCTGGCCGAGTTATTGTTACAACTTTTTCATCAAATGTTGGACGTATTCGATCGGTTGCACTGGCCGCTGAAAAAGTTGGCCGCCGAGTGATGATCATTGGCCGTTCTCTTTTGCGTGTTGTTGATGTATCTCGAGATCTTGGTTATTTAGATGGTGTTGCTCCTTTTCTTGATGAAAATGAATTTCAGTCTGTTCCACGCAAGAAACTGGTGGTGATCTGCACAGGATCTCAAGGTGAATCTCAGGCAGCCCTTGGAAAGATGGCACGTGATGATCATCGTAATGCCAGGCTGGTACCTGGTGATCAGGTAATTTTCTCATCTCGTTCTATACCAGGAAATGAAAAAGGGATTTTATCTATTCAAAATGCTCTTGTTGATAAGGGAGTTACCATTGTTCTTGATGAAGAAAAACTCGTTCATGTTTCTGGCCATCCTCGTCGAGACGAACTTTCACAAATGTATGAATGGACACGTCCTACAATTGGTGTGCCAGTTCATGGAGAAGCGCGTCATCTCATGGCTCATGCTAATTTAATGGAGGTGATTGGGATTCCTAATGTAGCAGTAGTCCGCAATGGAGATATGTTACGCTTGGCTCCGGGACCGACTAAAATTATTGATAAAGTTGTCCATGGACGCGCTTATAAAGATGGTAGATTGATTGGTGATCAATCTTCTATGGGCATTGACCGTCGTCGAATTTTATCCTGTGTTGGACATGTTGTGATGTCCTTAGTTGTTAATAAAGATGGTTATCTTCTTGCGGAACCCAAAATCGTTTGCGAAGGATTGCCAAAGATAGTTGATGGGGAGGACAATTTTAAAGATTTACTTTATGATGTTGCGGTCAGTGCTTTTGAGCGAATTCCACTCCCTAAACGTAGGGATCACGCAAGGATAAAGCAAGTTCTTCGTAAGGCCTTGAGAAATGAAGTTGTTGAAGTTTGGGGAAAAAAATCGATTGTTACGATTTTTGTGACGACTGTATAG
- a CDS encoding biotin--[acetyl-CoA-carboxylase] ligase codes for MLYPSEGWRSRHFIRVCSTNVVAAEIANEGDPGHLWITADEQTNGKARRGRKWISEHGNLYASLLLIDPVPANRLSNLPLVASLALHRTITEFLPNNRQDLQCSLVIKWPNDLLFDGKKLSGLLLEATLDRYHRMAVIIGFGVNCAHSPDNPLYPATSLSEIGCSVNPMVLKKVLARHMASELFLWNKGYGFNLTRKAWLERAFGLGKQVIAKMDDYEVTGRFQTIDDEGFLILKKDDGSSQKISAADIFFGNLNDSKG; via the coding sequence TTGCTATATCCTTCTGAAGGTTGGCGATCTCGTCATTTTATTCGTGTCTGTTCGACCAATGTTGTAGCTGCTGAAATTGCTAATGAAGGTGATCCTGGCCACTTGTGGATTACTGCTGATGAGCAGACGAATGGTAAAGCTCGCCGCGGAAGAAAATGGATATCGGAACATGGCAATCTCTATGCCTCTTTACTACTGATCGATCCAGTACCAGCTAACAGACTCAGTAATTTGCCATTGGTTGCTTCGCTAGCTTTACATCGTACAATTACAGAATTTCTTCCTAATAACAGACAAGATCTTCAATGCAGCTTAGTTATTAAATGGCCTAATGATTTGCTTTTTGATGGCAAAAAATTATCAGGTCTTTTATTGGAAGCAACCCTTGATCGTTATCATCGAATGGCAGTTATTATAGGATTTGGAGTCAATTGTGCGCATTCTCCTGATAATCCACTTTATCCCGCTACATCTCTATCAGAGATCGGATGTTCAGTTAACCCAATGGTATTGAAAAAAGTTTTAGCACGCCACATGGCATCTGAGCTTTTTTTATGGAACAAGGGATATGGATTCAATCTAACGAGAAAGGCATGGCTTGAGAGGGCTTTCGGTTTAGGAAAGCAGGTGATTGCTAAAATGGATGATTATGAGGTAACTGGACGCTTTCAGACAATTGATGATGAAGGTTTTCTTATTCTGAAAAAGGATGATGGTTCATCTCAAAAAATTTCTGCCGCAGATATATTTTTTGGTAACCTCAACGACTCCAAGGGATAA
- the nuoN gene encoding NADH-quinone oxidoreductase subunit NuoN translates to MIDIPHLLLAAPEIALALGTMVLLMVGVYFGESSTPIVIGLSVALFICVGSWLVWYPAGGMAFYNAFAMDSFARLMKVLVLIGSTTTIVMSVGFSRYEKFLQFEYPILIVFATLGMLLMISANDMMCLYLGLEIHSLSLYVLASINRDSLRSTEAGLKYFVLGALSSGMMLYGISLVYGFSGSTEFRNISDVIAVERSLGLLLGIVFVLVGIAFKISAVPFHMWTPDVYEGAPTPVTAFFSSAPKIAAMAMLIRVIHSAFGPASADCYQIITFLSIASMTLGSFAAIGQFNIKRLMAYSSISHMGFALVGLASGSQEGVSGVILYMVIYMVVTLGTFSGIMAMRFDDGAQENISSLAGLSRTNPMMALIMTALMFSLAGIPPFAGFWGKYFIFFAAIHEKLYWLSVIGVLSSVVGAFYYLRLVKIIWFDEPEFRFLPMVSELRLVLTVSGIFTMFYFIIAGSFSERAMIAALTFF, encoded by the coding sequence ATGATAGACATACCCCACCTTCTTCTTGCTGCTCCTGAAATAGCTTTGGCTTTAGGGACAATGGTGCTCCTGATGGTTGGTGTTTACTTTGGTGAAAGTAGTACACCTATAGTTATAGGTCTATCTGTTGCCCTTTTCATTTGCGTCGGTTCTTGGCTGGTTTGGTATCCTGCAGGTGGAATGGCTTTCTATAATGCGTTTGCCATGGATTCTTTTGCCCGTTTAATGAAAGTTCTTGTTCTTATTGGGTCAACAACGACTATCGTGATGTCAGTAGGATTTTCTCGTTATGAGAAATTTTTACAGTTTGAGTATCCTATCTTAATCGTTTTTGCAACATTGGGCATGCTGTTAATGATATCAGCTAATGATATGATGTGTCTCTATTTGGGTTTGGAGATACACTCACTATCTCTTTATGTTCTGGCTTCTATCAATCGAGACTCTCTGCGCTCGACAGAAGCAGGACTGAAATATTTTGTTTTGGGTGCTCTATCATCCGGTATGATGCTTTATGGTATATCTTTAGTCTATGGATTTAGTGGCTCTACTGAATTTAGAAATATTTCAGACGTGATCGCCGTTGAACGATCCTTAGGTCTCCTATTGGGGATTGTTTTTGTCCTTGTAGGTATTGCTTTTAAAATTTCTGCAGTTCCGTTTCATATGTGGACACCTGATGTTTATGAAGGTGCGCCGACACCAGTAACTGCGTTTTTTTCATCTGCCCCCAAAATTGCTGCGATGGCGATGCTTATTCGGGTCATACACAGCGCTTTTGGACCAGCTTCAGCCGACTGTTATCAGATTATTACTTTTCTTTCGATCGCTTCTATGACGCTTGGTTCATTCGCGGCAATTGGTCAATTTAATATCAAACGCCTGATGGCCTATTCTTCAATCAGTCATATGGGGTTTGCGTTAGTAGGGTTAGCTTCAGGATCTCAGGAAGGTGTGAGTGGTGTTATTCTTTATATGGTTATATATATGGTCGTCACTTTGGGTACATTTTCTGGTATTATGGCTATGCGTTTTGATGATGGTGCTCAAGAAAATATTAGCAGTTTAGCAGGACTCTCCCGTACGAATCCAATGATGGCATTGATAATGACGGCTTTAATGTTTTCTTTAGCTGGCATTCCTCCATTTGCAGGTTTTTGGGGAAAATATTTTATATTCTTTGCGGCTATTCATGAAAAACTATATTGGTTATCTGTGATTGGTGTTCTCAGCAGTGTCGTTGGTGCTTTTTACTATTTACGCTTAGTCAAGATCATTTGGTTTGACGAACCTGAATTCAGATTCTTGCCAATGGTATCGGAGTTGCGTCTGGTTCTTACTGTTTCAGGTATATTTACTATGTTCTACTTTATCATAGCTGGTTCCTTCTCTGAAAGAGCAATGATTGCAGCCCTTACGTTCTTCTAA
- a CDS encoding NADH-quinone oxidoreductase subunit M yields the protein MASLPLLLIVTCLPLIGAAMIFLIWEDSDIAHRNIRYVSLLTTIFTFFVSLGIWYNFDSTQNSFQMVEKFDWIGEGGISLHMGVDGISILFIILTTFLMPLCVLASWESITLRLREYMISFLLLETLMIGVFCALDTVLFYVFFEASLIPMFLIIGVWGGKKRVYASLKFFLYTLLGSVLMLLAIIVMYWQAGTSDITLLLNYRFPESMQTWLWLAFWASFSVKMPMWPVHTWLPDAHVEAPTAGSVILAGVLLKMGGYGFLRFSLPMFPQASDYMQIFVFILSAIAIVYASLVALIQEDIKKLIAYSSIAHMGYVTFGIFSANMQGIQGSIFQMVSHGLVSGALFLCVGMIYDRMHTRHINAYGGLVNRMPKYSFAFLIFTMANIGLPGTSGFVGEFLTLLGVFRSNPDVVLFATIGVILSASYGLWLYQRIILGSIDKESLKSILDISGREKFLLYTLLSLIILFGLYPAPILDITHESVKSLISNYNNALQ from the coding sequence GTGGCTAGCTTACCTCTGCTCTTGATTGTTACTTGTTTGCCATTGATTGGTGCTGCAATGATCTTTCTGATCTGGGAGGATAGTGATATTGCTCATCGGAACATCCGTTATGTGAGCTTGCTAACTACCATTTTTACTTTTTTCGTTTCCCTCGGAATTTGGTATAATTTTGATAGCACTCAAAATAGTTTTCAGATGGTTGAGAAGTTCGATTGGATAGGTGAAGGGGGGATATCTCTTCATATGGGTGTGGATGGTATATCTATCCTCTTCATCATCTTAACAACTTTCCTCATGCCTCTTTGCGTCCTCGCTAGTTGGGAGTCCATTACTTTACGGTTACGTGAATACATGATTTCATTTCTATTGCTCGAAACTTTAATGATCGGTGTCTTCTGTGCGCTTGATACCGTTTTGTTTTATGTCTTCTTTGAAGCGAGCCTGATTCCAATGTTTTTAATTATCGGAGTTTGGGGTGGAAAAAAGCGTGTTTATGCAAGTCTAAAATTTTTCTTGTACACTCTTCTGGGGTCTGTTCTGATGTTACTAGCTATCATAGTAATGTATTGGCAGGCTGGAACGAGCGATATCACATTATTGCTGAATTATAGGTTTCCAGAATCTATGCAAACATGGTTATGGCTCGCTTTTTGGGCTTCATTTTCTGTGAAAATGCCAATGTGGCCTGTGCATACATGGTTACCTGATGCACATGTCGAGGCCCCAACAGCAGGATCCGTCATTTTAGCTGGTGTTCTTTTAAAGATGGGAGGCTATGGTTTCTTACGTTTCTCACTACCTATGTTCCCTCAAGCAAGCGACTATATGCAGATTTTTGTTTTTATTCTTTCAGCAATTGCTATTGTTTATGCCTCTTTAGTTGCCTTAATACAGGAAGATATCAAAAAGTTGATTGCTTATTCTTCTATTGCTCATATGGGGTATGTAACCTTTGGTATTTTTTCAGCTAATATGCAAGGTATCCAGGGAAGTATTTTTCAAATGGTTTCTCATGGTCTTGTATCTGGAGCTTTATTTCTATGTGTTGGCATGATTTATGATCGAATGCACACCCGTCATATTAACGCCTATGGTGGCTTAGTTAACCGAATGCCGAAATATTCGTTTGCCTTTCTGATTTTTACAATGGCTAATATTGGATTGCCGGGTACCAGTGGGTTTGTTGGTGAATTTCTGACCCTTTTAGGAGTCTTCAGATCTAACCCTGATGTAGTTTTATTCGCAACAATCGGAGTTATTTTATCAGCTTCTTACGGTTTGTGGCTCTACCAACGCATCATATTAGGTTCAATAGATAAAGAGTCTCTTAAATCAATTCTAGACATCTCAGGACGAGAAAAGTTTCTTTTGTATACTTTACTCTCTTTGATTATCCTTTTTGGTTTATATCCAGCTCCGATTCTTGATATCACTCATGAATCTGTAAAATCTTTGATTAGCAATTACAATAACGCCTTACAATAA
- the nuoL gene encoding NADH-quinone oxidoreductase subunit L yields MIHLIVFLPLIGFLISGFFGRQIGHRGAGYLTSGLLVISAFLSFIMFIRFGFGPSKTQSILIMRWIQSGHLTADWSFRLDTLTTVMLVVVNTISSLVHIYSIGYMHNDPNRSRFFAYLSLFTFTMLMLVTSDNLIQMFFGWEGVGLASYLLIGFWFKKPLANAAAMKAFIVNRVGDFGFLLGIFGLFFLFDSIDFSTIFSRAASFSVDSAEEANRVFISLLGYDFNKLDAITVVTLFLFMGAMGKSAQFFLHVWLPDAMEGPTPVSALIHAATMVTAGVFLVARLSPIFELSMMALTVVTFFGAITAFFAATVGLVQNDIKRVIAYSTCSQLGYMFAALGVGAYGPAIFHLFTHAFFKALLFLGSGSVIHALSGEQDMRKMGGLHKIIPRTYWMMLIGTLALTGFGVPGTIIGTAGFFSKDSILASLYVGQNPFSIYAFWLTLIVVLFTSFYSWRLIFMTFHGKTRGSADIIKNAHESPIVMMVPLYILAIGSLFFGVFFYRFFVGSHHESGHLDPYYLSFWKESLFLGEENTILQNIHSVPKVIEWSPFIMIILGLYLSWQFYIHNPKLPIKLSRQYPRLYRFLFKKWYFDDLYDFLFVRTMKSLGYFLWKKGDIGVIDRLGPDGISKRVIDISHMLTKFQSGYLYHYAFAMVIGATALVTVMMFSGK; encoded by the coding sequence ATGATTCACTTGATCGTTTTTCTTCCTCTAATTGGGTTTTTAATTTCTGGTTTTTTTGGTCGTCAAATTGGCCATAGGGGTGCTGGATATTTAACCTCAGGCCTTTTAGTGATTTCAGCTTTCTTAAGCTTCATCATGTTCATTCGTTTCGGGTTTGGTCCTTCTAAAACTCAATCCATTTTAATTATGCGCTGGATTCAATCTGGCCATCTGACGGCCGACTGGTCTTTTCGGCTAGATACGTTGACCACTGTTATGCTCGTTGTTGTGAACACTATCTCTTCGCTCGTACATATCTACTCAATCGGATATATGCATAATGATCCGAATCGTTCACGTTTCTTCGCTTACTTATCATTGTTTACTTTTACAATGCTTATGCTCGTAACCTCTGATAATCTTATCCAAATGTTCTTTGGATGGGAAGGAGTCGGATTAGCATCTTATCTTCTGATTGGCTTTTGGTTTAAAAAACCTTTAGCCAATGCAGCCGCTATGAAAGCCTTTATCGTCAATCGTGTTGGAGATTTTGGCTTTTTGCTAGGAATATTCGGTTTATTTTTTCTTTTCGATTCTATCGACTTCAGTACTATTTTTTCGAGAGCAGCGAGTTTTTCTGTTGATTCAGCTGAAGAAGCAAATCGTGTTTTTATAAGCTTATTAGGCTATGATTTTAATAAATTAGATGCAATTACTGTTGTGACTCTTTTTCTATTTATGGGGGCCATGGGTAAATCTGCACAGTTTTTTCTTCATGTTTGGTTACCTGATGCTATGGAAGGTCCAACACCAGTTTCAGCTTTAATTCATGCCGCTACAATGGTGACTGCAGGGGTTTTCTTGGTCGCTCGTTTATCCCCGATTTTTGAACTATCAATGATGGCATTAACAGTTGTGACATTTTTTGGTGCAATAACTGCATTTTTTGCAGCTACTGTTGGTTTAGTTCAAAATGATATTAAGCGTGTTATAGCATATTCAACCTGTTCTCAACTGGGCTATATGTTTGCAGCTCTGGGGGTAGGGGCTTATGGTCCTGCCATATTTCATCTATTTACTCATGCCTTCTTTAAAGCTCTTTTATTTTTGGGATCAGGCTCTGTTATTCATGCGCTTTCGGGTGAACAGGATATGAGAAAAATGGGAGGATTACATAAAATAATTCCTCGGACCTACTGGATGATGTTGATCGGAACACTTGCCCTAACTGGTTTTGGTGTTCCTGGAACAATAATCGGAACCGCAGGTTTCTTTTCTAAGGATTCTATCCTTGCAAGTCTTTACGTAGGACAGAATCCTTTTTCTATTTATGCATTTTGGTTAACTCTTATTGTTGTACTGTTTACTAGCTTCTATTCTTGGAGGCTTATTTTCATGACCTTTCATGGAAAAACAAGAGGATCTGCTGATATCATCAAAAATGCTCATGAAAGTCCAATCGTTATGATGGTTCCGCTTTATATTTTAGCAATTGGGTCCCTTTTTTTTGGTGTTTTCTTCTACCGTTTCTTTGTTGGGTCCCATCACGAATCTGGCCATCTTGATCCATATTACCTTTCTTTTTGGAAAGAATCTCTTTTTTTAGGTGAAGAGAATACTATCTTACAAAACATTCATAGTGTACCTAAAGTGATTGAATGGTCTCCCTTTATTATGATAATTCTAGGGCTCTATCTATCTTGGCAGTTTTATATTCATAATCCTAAGCTGCCGATTAAACTATCTCGTCAATATCCCCGCCTATATCGTTTCTTATTTAAAAAATGGTATTTTGATGACTTATACGATTTTCTATTTGTTCGAACGATGAAGTCCTTGGGTTATTTCTTATGGAAAAAAGGAGATATCGGTGTAATAGATCGTTTGGGCCCGGATGGAATTTCCAAACGTGTTATCGATATTAGCCATATGTTAACTAAGTTTCAGTCTGGTTATCTTTATCACTATGCATTTGCGATGGTTATTGGTGCAACCGCTCTAGTAACGGTCATGATGTTTTCGGGGAAATAA
- the nuoK gene encoding NADH-quinone oxidoreductase subunit NuoK, producing the protein MTIGLYHYLVVGSILFILGIWGIFLNRKNIIVIFMSVELILLAVNINFLAFSQENGDLIGQVFVLFVLTVSAAEVALGLAILVIFFRKRGSIAVEDLNMMKG; encoded by the coding sequence ATGACAATTGGTCTTTATCATTACCTTGTAGTCGGTTCGATTTTATTTATCTTGGGTATTTGGGGTATTTTTCTGAATCGTAAAAATATCATAGTGATTTTTATGTCAGTTGAACTTATTTTGCTTGCCGTGAATATTAATTTTCTTGCTTTTTCCCAAGAAAATGGTGATTTAATCGGACAAGTTTTTGTTTTATTCGTACTGACTGTATCGGCTGCTGAGGTAGCTCTTGGTCTCGCTATACTCGTTATCTTCTTTAGAAAAAGAGGATCTATCGCTGTTGAAGATCTCAATATGATGAAAGGTTAA
- a CDS encoding NADH-quinone oxidoreductase subunit J yields the protein MPIVNLFFYLFSFVAILSAFMVIGSRNPVHSVFFLILTFLNSAGLFMLMGAEFLALVLILTYVGAVLVLFVFVIMMLDLRFLTMEKSVLKYLPVGGSVGLILLIELIAVFSGNALDSQELVSAVQPIPNITEVSNIKALGNLLYTRYILFFQLSGIILLIGMVGAIVLTLHHKRNIYRQDVESQVERDPHDSVILVSVKPNEGI from the coding sequence ATGCCAATTGTAAATCTCTTTTTTTATCTTTTTTCGTTCGTTGCTATTCTATCAGCTTTTATGGTTATAGGATCTAGGAATCCTGTTCACTCTGTCTTTTTTTTAATTTTGACTTTTTTAAATTCTGCTGGTTTGTTCATGCTCATGGGGGCAGAATTTTTAGCGCTAGTACTCATTCTTACTTATGTTGGTGCTGTTTTGGTCTTGTTTGTTTTTGTAATCATGATGCTTGATCTTCGTTTTTTAACCATGGAGAAAAGTGTTCTGAAGTATTTACCTGTTGGTGGTTCTGTGGGTCTGATTTTACTTATCGAACTTATAGCTGTTTTCAGTGGCAATGCACTTGATAGTCAAGAATTAGTAAGCGCTGTACAACCAATTCCTAATATAACTGAAGTATCAAATATCAAAGCCTTGGGGAATCTATTATACACCCGTTACATCTTGTTTTTTCAATTATCAGGGATAATTTTGCTCATTGGTATGGTTGGAGCGATTGTTCTTACATTGCATCATAAACGTAACATTTACAGACAAGATGTCGAATCACAAGTAGAACGAGATCCTCATGATTCCGTGATACTAGTGTCTGTGAAGCCCAACGAAGGGATTTAG
- the nuoI gene encoding NADH-quinone oxidoreductase subunit NuoI, which yields MYSLLRYGKSLFLLEFLKSFGLGLRYFFSPKVTINYPFEKGHTSVRFRGEHALRRYPNGEERCIACKLCEAICPAQAITIESGPRSNDGTRRTIRYDIDMVKCIYCGFCQEACPVDAIVEGPNFEFATETRQELYYDKEKLLENGDLWESELSKNIMMDAPYR from the coding sequence ATGTATTCTTTATTAAGATATGGTAAATCACTATTTTTGTTAGAATTTTTAAAATCTTTTGGCTTAGGATTACGCTATTTCTTTAGTCCTAAAGTAACAATCAACTATCCCTTCGAAAAAGGTCACACGTCAGTCCGATTTAGAGGAGAACATGCGCTGCGGCGTTACCCCAATGGTGAAGAACGATGCATTGCCTGCAAGCTATGCGAAGCGATTTGCCCAGCACAAGCCATTACTATTGAATCAGGTCCGCGCAGTAATGATGGTACGAGGAGAACAATTCGTTATGATATTGATATGGTGAAATGTATATATTGCGGCTTTTGTCAAGAAGCCTGTCCTGTGGACGCTATCGTTGAAGGTCCGAACTTTGAGTTCGCCACTGAAACACGACAGGAACTTTATTATGACAAAGAAAAATTGCTAGAAAACGGCGATCTCTGGGAAAGTGAACTCTCCAAAAATATCATGATGGATGCACCTTATCGGTAA